One region of Arthrobacter sp. StoSoilB22 genomic DNA includes:
- a CDS encoding DUF4097 family beta strand repeat-containing protein produces the protein MSDELWTVTDPQTIDVENVRSLKLGIVKGRFDVVTHQEPFVRIEVSEITGDPLTVTLVDGRLEVRHQLHGPQGWFRNLMSTVNNTSSNSVIVGIALPSGVDVEAGTVSGDGMVSGISGRTRLNTVSGSVLADGTSGELHVNTVSGEVIARNHDGVLTAKSVSGEVTASGKFKNVRASTVSGDLSFDLQDYTNDLGANSVSGDLTIRLPHDVGLDIVAKSASGTVVIDDQMYAQAGSTVHTIVGPDERLMLVRTNTVSGKTYIMHGSAPTPESGHPIPGEAGL, from the coding sequence ATGTCTGACGAACTATGGACCGTGACGGACCCCCAAACCATTGACGTGGAGAATGTGCGCTCACTCAAACTCGGCATTGTCAAAGGCCGCTTTGACGTCGTGACGCACCAGGAACCTTTTGTCCGCATCGAAGTCAGTGAGATCACGGGCGACCCGCTGACGGTCACTCTTGTTGACGGAAGGTTGGAAGTACGCCACCAACTGCATGGACCGCAGGGCTGGTTCCGCAACTTGATGAGCACCGTCAATAACACCAGCAGCAACTCGGTGATCGTCGGCATTGCGCTGCCATCCGGCGTCGACGTTGAGGCGGGTACCGTGAGCGGTGACGGAATGGTCTCGGGCATCAGTGGACGCACCCGGCTCAATACGGTGTCCGGTTCTGTCCTGGCGGACGGCACCAGCGGCGAACTGCACGTCAATACAGTCAGTGGCGAGGTCATCGCCAGAAACCACGACGGCGTCCTGACCGCCAAGAGCGTCTCAGGCGAAGTCACCGCTTCGGGCAAGTTCAAGAACGTCCGCGCGAGCACAGTGAGCGGCGACCTCAGCTTTGACCTGCAGGACTACACCAACGACCTCGGGGCCAACTCCGTCTCCGGAGACCTGACCATCCGGCTACCACACGACGTCGGCCTGGACATCGTGGCGAAGTCGGCCAGCGGAACCGTGGTGATCGATGACCAAATGTACGCCCAAGCAGGCAGCACTGTTCACACTATTGTCGGTCCCGACGAAAGGCTGATGCTGGTGAGGACCAACACCGTTTCCGGCAAGACCTACATCATGCATGGATCGGCTCCCACACCGGAAAGCGGCCACCCCATCCCCGGGGAAGCGGGCCTCTGA
- a CDS encoding PadR family transcriptional regulator → MPPVFAHGALRLYLLALLEAGPKHGYELIKALGERFGGTYSPSAGTIYPRLGKLEEEGLVATETEGRRTKYLITDAGRAELDTRRDELANVEDTISASVRRLADNLREDIRTNMRGLRADLAATAEAARTSASSAHLRSRTMGHTPESQRILKEAELLVQSFRDDIRVELRQHGASQSLTPLTLETVRTVLDQARISIRNTLHH, encoded by the coding sequence ATGCCTCCGGTTTTCGCTCACGGCGCCCTGCGGCTGTACCTGCTCGCCTTGCTGGAGGCCGGTCCCAAGCACGGCTACGAGCTCATCAAGGCGTTGGGCGAACGGTTTGGGGGCACCTACTCCCCTAGCGCCGGTACTATTTACCCGCGCTTGGGCAAGCTGGAGGAGGAAGGCCTGGTTGCCACGGAGACCGAAGGCCGCCGCACCAAGTACCTCATTACGGACGCCGGCCGCGCTGAGCTCGATACTCGCCGGGATGAGCTGGCCAATGTCGAAGACACCATCTCCGCGTCCGTCAGGCGACTTGCCGACAACCTGCGGGAGGACATCCGCACCAATATGCGCGGCCTGCGGGCAGATCTTGCGGCCACTGCTGAAGCTGCACGAACCAGCGCTTCTTCGGCCCATTTGCGGAGCAGGACGATGGGGCATACTCCCGAAAGTCAACGCATCCTCAAGGAAGCGGAATTACTGGTTCAGTCCTTCAGGGATGACATCCGCGTCGAGTTACGCCAACACGGCGCCTCGCAGTCCCTGACTCCCCTGACGCTCGAAACCGTGCGCACCGTATTGGACCAGGCCCGCATATCGATCAGGAACACGCTGCATCATTGA
- the rsrA gene encoding mycothiol system anti-sigma-R factor translates to MSDCQGLGDCDDTRMQRIYEYLDGALTREDLTEIKQHLDTCEECAEQYDLECLIRTMVKRSCTESAPENLKNSILDRIHAIKPVDA, encoded by the coding sequence ATGAGCGACTGCCAGGGATTGGGCGATTGCGACGATACGCGAATGCAACGGATCTACGAGTACCTCGACGGCGCATTGACCCGCGAGGATCTCACTGAGATCAAGCAGCACTTGGATACCTGCGAGGAGTGCGCCGAGCAGTATGACCTTGAGTGCCTCATCCGCACCATGGTTAAGCGGTCATGCACTGAATCCGCCCCGGAGAACCTGAAAAACTCCATACTGGACCGCATCCACGCCATCAAGCCAGTGGACGCCTGA
- a CDS encoding sigma-70 family RNA polymerase sigma factor, protein MTLVKDRVVLPEPGYGMQPESRQLTVDLATMSTTEPAAAAKYQAAGADDDATAANDVDPASETPEQRRARFERDAMQYVDQLYSAAMRMARNPSDAEDLVQEAYTKAFSAFHQYKPGTNLKAWLYRILTNTYINLYRKRQREPLQSNSDTIEDWQLAKAESHTSAGLRSAETEALDHLPDSDVKNALQSIPEEFRLAVYFADVEGYAYKQISEIMNTPIGTVMSRLHRGRKMLRDMLADYAAERGFRAQTEDQAAAGSNNQEKEK, encoded by the coding sequence TTGACTTTGGTTAAGGACCGGGTGGTGCTGCCGGAGCCTGGATATGGAATGCAGCCGGAATCGCGGCAGCTGACAGTAGACTTGGCAACGATGAGCACCACTGAACCGGCCGCAGCGGCCAAGTACCAGGCAGCCGGCGCGGATGATGACGCGACGGCGGCAAACGACGTCGATCCTGCTTCGGAAACCCCGGAACAGCGGCGGGCACGCTTTGAGCGTGACGCCATGCAGTACGTGGACCAGTTGTATTCGGCAGCCATGCGTATGGCGCGCAACCCCTCCGATGCCGAAGATCTGGTCCAAGAGGCCTACACCAAGGCGTTTTCGGCGTTCCATCAGTACAAGCCGGGAACTAATCTCAAAGCCTGGCTGTACCGGATCCTCACCAACACTTACATCAACCTTTATCGGAAGCGTCAGCGTGAGCCGCTGCAGTCCAACTCGGACACGATCGAGGATTGGCAGTTGGCCAAGGCGGAGTCGCACACTTCGGCAGGCTTACGGTCGGCAGAGACCGAAGCACTGGATCACCTCCCTGACTCCGACGTGAAGAACGCTTTGCAGTCGATTCCTGAGGAATTCCGCCTTGCGGTCTACTTCGCGGACGTTGAGGGCTACGCATACAAACAAATTTCAGAGATTATGAATACCCCGATCGGCACGGTCATGTCACGGTTGCACCGCGGCAGGAAGATGCTGCGGGATATGTTGGCGGACTATGCCGCCGAACGGGGCTTCAGGGCCCAAACCGAAGATCAGGCCGCGGCCGGAAGCAACAATCAGGAGAAAGAGAAATGA
- a CDS encoding DoxX family membrane protein: MSVIRFLARPMLASSFVVAGLDKLRNADDTAKQLSPVLRRASESLPFKADEKTLARVLGGAQLGAGALLGLGKLSRFAATVLAITSALNSYVEWRSADISTKEGRSARKAQLLKNISLTGGVLLAAVDTDGRPSIAWRAEHLAADAKKVTGKQIKRADKAVRKAVDNAVGA; the protein is encoded by the coding sequence ATGTCTGTTATCCGTTTTCTCGCACGTCCCATGCTCGCGTCCAGCTTCGTCGTCGCAGGGCTGGACAAGCTCAGGAACGCGGACGACACTGCGAAGCAACTCTCTCCCGTCCTTCGTCGCGCCTCCGAATCGCTGCCCTTCAAAGCTGACGAAAAGACACTCGCGCGCGTCCTCGGCGGTGCACAGTTGGGCGCCGGCGCTTTGCTCGGGCTCGGGAAACTATCACGCTTTGCCGCCACGGTTCTCGCTATCACTTCGGCACTGAACTCCTATGTCGAGTGGCGTTCGGCCGACATCAGCACCAAGGAAGGCCGGAGCGCCCGCAAGGCGCAGTTGCTGAAGAACATTTCCCTCACGGGCGGCGTGCTTCTTGCCGCAGTTGATACCGACGGCCGTCCGAGCATTGCCTGGCGGGCAGAACACTTGGCGGCCGATGCAAAAAAAGTGACAGGCAAGCAAATCAAGCGCGCAGACAAAGCAGTTCGCAAGGCCGTAGACAACGCAGTTGGAGCATAA
- the aroA gene encoding 3-phosphoshikimate 1-carboxyvinyltransferase, whose amino-acid sequence MTGTTSANTESAKAATTLPLWPAPHAKGPVDATVTVPGSKSLTNRFLVLAALADGPSRLRAPLHSRDSALMIQALQHLGATVKEVPGDGHFGPDLEITPLDPAAPGAETAIDCGLAGTVMRFVPPLAALRHGVTVFDGDPHARKRPMGTIIEALIALGVPVAADGGRTPSSLPFAVDGTGEVRGGHLVIDASASSQFVSALLLVGARFVEGLHLEHVGKPVPSLDHITMTVEVLRSVGVTVDDSVPNHWRVSPGPIRAFDQRIEQDLSNAGPFLAAALATRGTVRIPNWPAGTTQVGDQWRSILAAMGAEVTFDDGTLTVTGAAEIKGADFDETSELAPTVAALCALANGPSRLTGIAHLRGHETDRLAALVAEINGLGGDAEETADGLVIRPAALHGGVVHSYADHRMATAGAILGLAVEGVQVEDIATTSKTMPEFPQMWAAMLQQTDDSDDLDEASN is encoded by the coding sequence ATGACCGGCACCACCTCCGCTAACACCGAATCAGCAAAAGCCGCCACCACGCTGCCCTTGTGGCCGGCGCCTCACGCCAAGGGGCCAGTGGACGCAACGGTGACGGTCCCAGGTTCAAAGTCGCTAACAAATCGGTTCCTGGTGTTGGCGGCTTTGGCGGATGGTCCCTCACGGTTGAGGGCTCCCCTTCACTCGCGCGACTCCGCACTGATGATCCAAGCTCTCCAGCATCTGGGTGCCACCGTCAAGGAGGTACCCGGCGACGGCCACTTCGGTCCGGACCTGGAAATTACTCCGTTGGATCCGGCTGCACCCGGAGCTGAGACGGCAATCGACTGCGGGCTCGCAGGAACCGTTATGCGGTTCGTTCCCCCGTTGGCTGCGCTGCGTCACGGCGTCACAGTCTTCGACGGCGACCCCCACGCCCGCAAGCGGCCCATGGGGACCATCATCGAAGCCCTGATCGCCCTCGGAGTCCCGGTGGCAGCAGATGGCGGCAGGACGCCGTCGTCCCTTCCCTTCGCTGTGGACGGTACCGGCGAAGTTCGGGGCGGCCACCTGGTGATTGATGCCAGCGCTTCCTCGCAGTTCGTTTCCGCGTTGTTGCTGGTGGGTGCCCGGTTCGTTGAGGGCCTGCATCTGGAACACGTGGGCAAACCCGTTCCCAGCTTGGACCACATCACCATGACGGTGGAGGTCCTCCGCAGCGTGGGTGTCACGGTGGACGATTCCGTACCCAACCACTGGCGTGTCTCGCCCGGCCCCATCCGGGCCTTTGACCAACGGATTGAACAGGACCTCTCCAACGCCGGACCCTTCCTCGCCGCGGCGCTGGCCACACGTGGCACCGTCCGCATTCCCAATTGGCCTGCCGGCACCACGCAGGTAGGCGATCAATGGCGGAGCATCCTGGCTGCCATGGGTGCAGAAGTAACGTTTGACGACGGAACGCTGACAGTGACCGGCGCGGCCGAGATCAAAGGTGCCGACTTCGACGAAACCAGCGAACTGGCGCCTACGGTCGCCGCATTGTGCGCCCTGGCCAACGGGCCCTCACGGTTGACCGGCATCGCCCACCTCCGGGGACACGAAACCGACCGGCTTGCCGCGCTGGTTGCCGAGATCAATGGCCTCGGAGGCGATGCTGAGGAAACCGCCGATGGCTTGGTGATCCGCCCGGCTGCCCTTCATGGAGGCGTCGTCCACAGCTACGCCGACCACCGCATGGCTACTGCCGGCGCGATCCTTGGTCTGGCCGTCGAAGGCGTACAAGTCGAAGACATCGCCACGACGTCAAAAACCATGCCGGAATTCCCACAGATGTGGGCGGCCATGTTGCAGCAAACAGATGATAGCGACGATCTTGATGAGGCCAGTAACTGA
- a CDS encoding ribosome small subunit-dependent GTPase A → MGRDARSWDESDVRIRPSKKGSRPRTKDRPSHDDAVIGRIITVDRGRYRAIVGEDSANERIVIAARARELRRNPVVPGDFVALVGDVSGSPDTLARLVRVEERKTLLRRSADDTDPIERVVVANADQLVVVVAAANPEPRTGFIDRALVAAYDAGIEPLLLITKADVKDPAELLANYLSLDFPVIISRTADSEAGGIDARSDDGLSARLDKDAVSQLRSHLGGKVTVMLGHSGVGKSTMVNALTGAERATGGVNAVTGRGRHTSSSALALKLDDAPSGSWIIDTPGIRSFGLAHVDPDRILHSFPDLEPGTETCDRGCKHSATATNCGLDAWVNDGHAGPSGVARLASLRRLLGADPRLEAKETKELGTVN, encoded by the coding sequence ATGGGCCGTGACGCACGTTCCTGGGACGAATCCGACGTCCGGATCCGTCCCAGCAAAAAAGGATCCAGGCCCCGCACCAAGGACCGCCCCAGCCACGATGACGCCGTGATAGGCAGAATCATCACTGTGGACCGCGGGCGCTACCGGGCAATTGTTGGCGAAGATTCCGCCAACGAGCGGATCGTGATTGCAGCCCGCGCCCGTGAGCTGCGGCGAAATCCCGTTGTCCCAGGGGACTTCGTCGCGCTGGTAGGTGACGTCTCCGGGTCCCCCGACACTTTGGCGCGGCTTGTCCGGGTGGAAGAGCGGAAGACGCTTCTTCGCCGCAGCGCTGACGATACCGACCCCATAGAACGGGTAGTTGTAGCCAACGCCGATCAGCTTGTTGTGGTTGTTGCGGCGGCCAACCCGGAACCACGCACCGGGTTTATTGATCGTGCCCTGGTTGCGGCATACGACGCCGGCATCGAGCCGTTGCTGCTGATCACCAAGGCGGACGTCAAGGATCCGGCGGAGCTCCTTGCCAATTACCTGAGCTTGGACTTTCCCGTGATTATCAGCCGTACGGCTGACTCCGAGGCCGGCGGCATTGATGCCCGCTCGGATGATGGACTCTCAGCCCGGCTGGACAAGGACGCCGTATCCCAGCTCCGCTCACATCTAGGTGGCAAAGTCACCGTCATGCTGGGCCACTCGGGTGTCGGCAAATCCACCATGGTTAACGCACTGACGGGGGCGGAGCGCGCCACGGGCGGAGTCAATGCGGTGACGGGCCGTGGCCGGCACACCTCATCCTCGGCCTTGGCGCTGAAGCTGGACGACGCCCCGTCCGGCAGCTGGATTATCGATACGCCCGGCATCCGTTCCTTCGGCCTGGCGCATGTGGACCCGGACCGGATCCTCCATTCGTTCCCGGACCTTGAGCCCGGCACGGAAACCTGCGACCGCGGCTGCAAGCACAGTGCAACCGCCACCAATTGCGGGCTGGATGCATGGGTGAACGATGGCCACGCAGGACCATCAGGAGTAGCACGGTTGGCCTCCCTGCGCCGCCTGTTGGGTGCAGACCCAAGACTCGAGGCGAAAGAGACCAAGGAACTGGGCACCGTCAACTGA
- the hisN gene encoding histidinol-phosphatase: protein MTHPVSTYNDDLRLAHVLADSVDAQTMDRFKALDLKIETKPDLTPVTDADKAAEEAIRGQLSRSRPRDAVLGEEFGSSGHGSRRWIIDPIDGTKNFVRGVPVWATLIALVDDGEPVVGVVSAPALGKRWWAAKDMGAYMGRSLASATRLKVSNVSSLADASMSYSSLSGWKERGNLDEFLDLTEDVWRTRAYGDFWSYCLVAEGAVDIACEPELNLYDMAALVPIVTEAGGRFTSLEGEDGPFGGNALATNSILHSEVLKRLNPGLDDLL from the coding sequence ATGACCCATCCCGTTTCCACGTACAACGATGACCTGCGCCTGGCCCACGTCCTCGCTGATTCAGTCGATGCCCAGACCATGGATCGCTTCAAGGCACTGGACCTCAAGATCGAAACCAAGCCCGACCTCACGCCGGTCACTGACGCTGACAAGGCCGCTGAGGAAGCTATCCGCGGCCAGCTGTCCCGCTCGCGCCCACGTGATGCGGTCCTGGGCGAGGAGTTCGGCAGCAGCGGCCACGGCTCGCGCCGTTGGATCATCGACCCCATCGACGGAACCAAGAACTTCGTCCGGGGTGTTCCGGTGTGGGCAACGTTGATTGCCCTCGTGGACGACGGCGAACCTGTGGTGGGCGTTGTGAGCGCCCCGGCATTAGGGAAACGCTGGTGGGCCGCCAAGGACATGGGCGCCTACATGGGCCGGTCCCTCGCCTCGGCCACGCGCCTCAAAGTTTCCAACGTCTCCAGTTTGGCTGACGCCTCCATGTCCTACTCCAGCCTCTCGGGCTGGAAGGAACGCGGCAATCTTGACGAGTTCCTGGACCTCACCGAAGATGTTTGGCGCACGCGCGCCTATGGTGACTTCTGGTCGTACTGTCTCGTGGCCGAGGGCGCAGTGGACATCGCCTGCGAGCCTGAGCTGAACCTTTATGACATGGCAGCACTCGTCCCCATCGTCACTGAGGCCGGTGGCCGTTTCACCTCCCTGGAAGGCGAAGACGGTCCCTTCGGCGGCAATGCGCTGGCCACCAACTCGATCCTTCACTCCGAGGTCCTCAAGCGGCTCAACCCCGGCTTGGACGATCTTCTCTAG
- a CDS encoding aminotransferase class V-fold PLP-dependent enzyme, which produces MSTVTFDSNIIPSFAAETTAETAAAARPLAAVTGAELQAPLIQGGHVRYANLDYGASAPALTIVSAYLNEVLPYYASVHRGAGYASQISTSVYENSRNIVREFVGGRADDSVIFTRNTTDSLNLLAGCLPLIDGKPAGEVLYLDIEHHANLLPWQGVPHRSVVAAPTLAETLDKLRGELAQGGVSLLAVTGASNVTGEILPIAELASLAHQYGARIVVDAAQLAPHRRINITEADVDYVVFSGHKLYAPFGAGVVVGRPDWLDAGTPHLAGGGAVREARLDSVSWAAGPARHEGGSPNVLGAATLARATQVLAGLDQDEWHAHETAIRSYLVEGLEAIDGVTVHKIFTDSLDTIGVVNFSVEGFDAGLVAAYLAAEHGVGLRDGRFCAHPLLKRLGLPSGSLRASFGVGSRLEDASRLLAGIQGLKRDGLGWDYVVDEGRWVPANDHRTYPEWAPNTPGTAGAAPCTVD; this is translated from the coding sequence ATGAGCACTGTCACGTTCGACTCAAACATCATTCCGTCCTTCGCCGCAGAAACCACAGCAGAGACAGCTGCCGCTGCACGGCCGCTGGCCGCTGTTACCGGCGCCGAGTTGCAAGCGCCCCTGATTCAGGGCGGACACGTTCGCTACGCAAACCTCGACTACGGGGCATCGGCTCCGGCGTTGACCATCGTCTCGGCCTACCTCAACGAAGTCCTTCCCTACTATGCGAGTGTCCACCGCGGTGCGGGCTACGCCTCCCAGATCAGCACCTCGGTGTACGAAAATTCACGGAACATCGTCCGCGAATTCGTTGGCGGGCGGGCAGATGATTCTGTCATCTTCACCCGGAACACCACGGACTCCTTGAACCTGCTGGCCGGCTGCCTTCCGCTGATTGACGGCAAGCCCGCAGGTGAGGTCCTGTACCTGGATATCGAACACCACGCCAACCTGCTTCCGTGGCAGGGTGTCCCGCACCGCAGCGTCGTAGCGGCACCAACCTTGGCCGAGACCCTGGACAAACTCCGCGGGGAGCTGGCCCAAGGCGGTGTCAGCCTGCTTGCGGTGACCGGAGCCTCCAACGTCACCGGTGAGATCCTACCCATCGCAGAGCTTGCTTCCCTGGCCCACCAGTACGGTGCACGGATTGTGGTGGATGCCGCCCAACTCGCACCGCACCGTCGGATCAACATCACCGAGGCAGACGTGGACTACGTGGTCTTCTCCGGACACAAGCTCTACGCCCCCTTCGGCGCCGGCGTTGTGGTGGGCCGTCCCGACTGGCTCGACGCCGGCACTCCGCACCTGGCCGGTGGCGGCGCGGTCCGTGAAGCCCGATTGGACTCCGTTAGCTGGGCGGCAGGCCCTGCGCGGCACGAGGGCGGCTCGCCCAATGTTCTGGGTGCCGCAACCCTCGCCCGTGCCACCCAGGTGCTGGCCGGGTTGGACCAGGACGAGTGGCACGCCCATGAAACCGCCATCCGCTCCTACTTGGTGGAAGGCCTGGAAGCCATCGACGGCGTGACCGTGCACAAGATCTTTACAGACTCCTTGGACACCATCGGTGTGGTCAATTTCTCCGTCGAAGGATTCGACGCCGGATTGGTGGCCGCCTACCTGGCAGCAGAGCACGGAGTGGGCCTGCGGGATGGCCGCTTCTGCGCCCACCCGCTCCTCAAGCGCCTGGGGCTCCCCTCAGGCTCTCTGCGTGCCAGCTTCGGCGTCGGCTCCCGGTTGGAGGACGCTTCCAGGCTGCTCGCAGGCATCCAAGGGCTCAAGCGCGACGGATTGGGTTGGGACTACGTGGTGGACGAGGGCCGATGGGTTCCCGCCAATGACCACCGCACCTACCCCGAATGGGCGCCCAACACTCCGGGCACTGCGGGAGCAGCTCCCTGCACAGTCGACTAG
- a CDS encoding class I SAM-dependent methyltransferase, translating to MRSPGAANNAAGIPGPAGPRGPKLHAARRRELGQSFQDGGEHYDRVRPGYPRDSLDWLVPPGARSAADLGAGTGKFTALLIQRGLAVTAVDPSTDMLEQLRKSYPLVNALEGTAEATGLTDSAFDVVSVAQAWHWCEPMAASTEISRILRPHGVLGLIWNQLDTSIPWVHRLSRIMHAGDVHKPGFRPVIGPEFGGLESHLTQWEDALTPEDIMELTKSRSYYLRANDATRAKVMHNLEWYLHDHLGHAPGETIGLPYMTQTWRAFKIQGPAPR from the coding sequence CTGCGTTCCCCGGGCGCCGCAAACAATGCGGCCGGCATTCCCGGACCCGCTGGACCGCGAGGTCCCAAGCTCCACGCTGCCCGTCGGCGCGAACTCGGCCAGAGCTTTCAGGACGGCGGAGAACACTATGACCGTGTGCGTCCTGGCTACCCACGGGACTCCCTGGATTGGCTCGTTCCTCCCGGGGCAAGGTCGGCGGCCGACCTCGGCGCAGGCACAGGAAAATTCACGGCACTCCTTATCCAGCGCGGACTGGCGGTCACCGCCGTCGATCCTTCCACGGACATGCTGGAGCAACTGCGAAAAAGCTACCCCCTCGTCAACGCGCTGGAGGGAACGGCAGAGGCAACTGGACTGACGGACTCAGCATTCGACGTCGTCAGCGTTGCCCAAGCCTGGCACTGGTGTGAGCCCATGGCAGCGAGCACCGAGATCTCCCGGATCCTGCGTCCCCACGGAGTCCTGGGGCTGATCTGGAATCAGTTGGACACGTCCATTCCCTGGGTACACCGCCTTTCCCGCATCATGCATGCAGGCGATGTCCACAAGCCCGGCTTCCGGCCAGTCATTGGCCCGGAGTTTGGCGGTTTGGAAAGCCACCTGACCCAGTGGGAGGATGCCCTGACTCCTGAGGACATCATGGAACTCACCAAATCCCGCAGCTACTATCTCCGAGCCAACGACGCCACCCGGGCTAAGGTCATGCACAACCTGGAGTGGTACCTCCATGACCACCTCGGTCATGCCCCAGGTGAAACCATCGGGTTGCCCTACATGACGCAAACCTGGCGGGCGTTCAAGATTCAGGGTCCGGCGCCACGGTAG
- a CDS encoding metal-dependent transcriptional regulator — translation MKTSTPSSSIEDYVKVIYSYTEWQDKPITSSQLALRLGVANSSVSEMVRKLKDQGLVDHQPYSAIRLTPEGMRLALSMVRRHRLIETYLVEELGYSWDEVHDEAEMLEHAVSDTFIERMSAKLGHPIRDPHGDPIPSADGSVELPHAYRMIELDQGHSGRITRISDENPDLLRYLASEEISLDAPVEVVGRKPFGGALVVRIGSGSRGREFDLADEITSALWVQSSETHEGCVLPAR, via the coding sequence GTGAAGACCAGTACGCCCTCCTCCTCGATTGAGGACTACGTCAAGGTCATCTACTCCTACACGGAGTGGCAGGACAAGCCGATTACGTCATCCCAGCTCGCCCTGCGCCTCGGGGTGGCAAATTCCTCAGTGTCGGAGATGGTGCGCAAACTCAAGGACCAGGGTTTGGTTGATCACCAGCCCTATAGCGCCATCAGACTGACCCCTGAAGGCATGCGGCTCGCCCTCTCCATGGTGCGCCGGCACCGGCTCATTGAGACGTACCTTGTTGAGGAACTCGGATACAGCTGGGACGAAGTCCACGACGAAGCCGAGATGTTGGAACATGCGGTGTCCGATACCTTCATCGAACGCATGTCCGCCAAGCTTGGCCATCCTATCCGGGACCCGCACGGGGACCCGATACCTTCGGCCGATGGATCGGTTGAGCTGCCGCACGCCTACCGAATGATCGAGTTGGATCAGGGCCACTCGGGTCGCATCACACGAATCAGCGACGAAAATCCGGACCTCCTGCGCTACCTTGCCTCGGAGGAGATCTCCCTGGACGCACCGGTGGAAGTGGTGGGGCGTAAACCCTTTGGCGGAGCTTTGGTAGTGCGCATCGGCAGCGGCTCCCGTGGCCGGGAATTCGATCTCGCGGATGAAATCACGTCAGCTCTGTGGGTCCAGAGCTCCGAGACGCACGAAGGCTGCGTTCTTCCCGCCCGCTGA